The DNA segment GATGATCATCTCGCCGTGGATCGTCGGCAGCAGCCCGGACGCCGGCGTCATCTGGAACAACGTCGTCATCGGCGCCCTGACGTTCCTGCTGGGTGCCATGTGCGTCGCCGCGGCCTCGAAGAGCCGCCGCGGCACCTGACGCGCCCTCCCGTGAAGCGGGCGGCAGCCGCCGGCCGCTTGCCTTTCTCAGGAGGCAAGCCGGTTGGCGGCTGTGCGAACGTCACCCGTTGGCCGCGCGGGCCGCGGCCGTCCGCGGCCAGGTGGCCCCACAGCCCGGCCAGCACCAGTCCGCCCGCGAGCAGGAGCCCGTGGGCCAGGACGATGCCGGCGGTCAGGCTGCCCACCGCCGCGACCGGCGCCAGCCAGGCGAGACCGCGGAGGTACGGGCGTAGGCGGACCGGGTGGCCGGCTGACGCGGCGCGGACGCGGGCGTCCGGTCCGGTACGGAGCCGGCAGCGCGCGGCCGGCTCGCCGAACGGGTGCTCGTCATACGGGGTCAGCGTCGTCCCTCCTCCGGGTCGTGCCGACGGCCGCGCCGGAGCGGCAGGGCGAGGGCGGGCACAGCGGTGTCGCGGTGACCGCCCCGGGCCCGGGTCGCCGGACCGGAGGCGCGGGGCGGCAGCGTCATCGGATGTTGTGCCCGGCCCGGCCCCGCCCGTAACGCCGCCGAAGGGAGTGGTGCCGTGCCGCGGCGAGGACTCCTGCGGCGCGGTCCCCGGCACGGACTTCGCCGGCCGCGGGCGCCGAACGGCCGCACCGCCCGGCCGACTTCGGCACCACGACGCACCGGGCCGGAGCACCGCCCGGTGCGCCCCTCCGCGGCGGGTGCCCGCAGGCATGCGATAACCGCCCATCTTCGGTTAAATCGGTGGCATGGGTCCGTCGACTGTGGCCCGCCCCGGAGAGGGAGCGTCCCGTGACCGCTGCACCCGTGGATGACCATCAGGACTTCGCCGACGCCGACCGCGGATTCATCGCCGCGCTCGACCCGCCCCAGGTCACCGCGGACGACGGCCGGATCATCTGGGACGCCGAGGCGTACCGCTTCCTTGCCGGGAACTGCCCCGACACCGCGCACGAGGGCCTGTGGCGGCACTGCGGGCTGGTGAGCCGGCAGGGCCTGTACGAGGTCACCGACGGCATCTACCAGGCACGCGGCCTGGACCTCACCAACATGACGCTGGTCGAGGGCGACCACGGCGTCGTCGTCATCGATCCGCTCGCCTGCGCCGAGACCGCCGCCGCGGCGCTGGAGCTCTACCGCAAGTACCGCGGCGACCGGCCGGTCACCGGCTTGATCTACACCCACTCGCACGGCGAGCACTTCGGCGGCGGACGGGGCGTCCTGCCGCACGACCACCACCCCGTGCCGGTGCTCGCGCCGGCCGGCTTCCTGCGCCACGCCGTCCGCGAGGGGGCCTACGCGGGGACCGCCATGACCCGCCGCGCCGTCTACCTGTACGGCACGCAGCTCCCCAAGGGCCCCGACGGCCAGATCGGCTGCGGCCTGGGCACCACCCGCTCCACCGGCACCATGACCCTCATCCCGCCGACCGTGGACATCACCCGCACCGGCCAGGAGGAGATCGTCGACGGCGTACGCATGGTCTTCCAGCTCACCCCGGGCACCGAGGAGCCCGCCGGGATGAACTTCTGCCTCCCGGCGCACGAGGCCCTCTGCCTGCCCGATAACGCCACCCACACCCTGCACGCCGTGCTGCCGCTGCACGGCGCCCCCGTCCGCGACGCCCGTGCCTGGTCACGCCACCTCGGCGAGGCGCTCGCCCTCTTCGGCGACGAGGCGGAGGTCGCCTTCGCCTCCCACCACTGGCCCACCTGGGGCAAGGACCGCGTCCGGACCCTCCTCGCCCGCCGGCGCGACCTGTACGCGTACCTGCACGACCAGACGCTGCGGCTGCTCAACGAGGGGCACACCGCCACCGAGATCGCCGAGGAACTCCGGCTGCCGCCCGCCCTGGAGCAGGACCCCGCCCTCCACGGCTACTACGGCTCGCTCGGCCACAACGTCAGGGCGATCTGCCAGCGCTACCTGGGCTGGTTCGACGGCAACCCCGCCCACCTGTGGGAACACCCGCCGGCCGAGCAGTCCCGCCGCTATGTCGACACCATGGGCGGCCTGGAGGCCACGGTCGACGCGGGCAAGCGGTACGCGGCCGACGGCGACCTGCGGTTCGCGGCCACCCTGCTCAACCACGCCGTCTTCGCCGACCCCCACAACCTCCGCGCCCGGCGTGAACTCGCCCTCGTCTACGAACGGCTGGGCCACGGCTGCGAGAACGGCACCTGGCGGAACTTCTACCTCACCGG comes from the Streptomyces angustmyceticus genome and includes:
- a CDS encoding alkyl/aryl-sulfatase produces the protein MTAAPVDDHQDFADADRGFIAALDPPQVTADDGRIIWDAEAYRFLAGNCPDTAHEGLWRHCGLVSRQGLYEVTDGIYQARGLDLTNMTLVEGDHGVVVIDPLACAETAAAALELYRKYRGDRPVTGLIYTHSHGEHFGGGRGVLPHDHHPVPVLAPAGFLRHAVREGAYAGTAMTRRAVYLYGTQLPKGPDGQIGCGLGTTRSTGTMTLIPPTVDITRTGQEEIVDGVRMVFQLTPGTEEPAGMNFCLPAHEALCLPDNATHTLHAVLPLHGAPVRDARAWSRHLGEALALFGDEAEVAFASHHWPTWGKDRVRTLLARRRDLYAYLHDQTLRLLNEGHTATEIAEELRLPPALEQDPALHGYYGSLGHNVRAICQRYLGWFDGNPAHLWEHPPAEQSRRYVDTMGGLEATVDAGKRYAADGDLRFAATLLNHAVFADPHNLRARRELALVYERLGHGCENGTWRNFYLTGAMELRGTLAEARTPTADPDLALAPTVDQLLDSLAIRVDGPRAWSTALTLDLHLPDEDRTWHLTLSHGALTHLSSPGAPPSSGSRAADLTLTLTKPQLLGVLAGHGPGDAVQHGETGALNRLLGLVRTPDPTFPVVTP